Part of the Vibrio sp. SCSIO 43137 genome, GGTCTGGCCGTGCACCGCCGGCGAGCCGAGATGAGCCGGCTGTACCAGCTCGCGGTTCATGTCCCATTTCAGGTAACCGATATTGTATTGGCTCAATAGATCATCCAGACAGCGGAACAGATAACGGAAACAGTCAGGATTTTGCAGATCCAGCAGATACTGCCAGCGGCCACTTGGCTGAGAATAGCCTTCAATACCTAACAGCCACTCAGGGTGATTACGGTAGAGTTGCGAATCTTTATTGACCATCTCAGGTTCAACCCATAATCCAAACTCCATACCGCATTGGTTGACATGCTCAATAACAGGTTCCAATCCATCAGGGTATTTCTCCTTATCGAGGTACCAGTCTCCCAGTGCAGCTCTTTCACCATCACGGCCGACAAACCAGCCGTCATCGATAATAAAACGCTCAACGCCTATCTCTGCTGCCTGTGTTGCCATCTGCTTTATGTATTCAGGGTTATGGTCAAAATAGATACCTTCCCAGGTGTTCAGATGTACCGGACGGGTTTGTTCTGCAGGGAAACGGACAATATGCTGGCGGACGTGGCGGTGAAACTGCTGGCGAATTCCGTTTATACCGCTCTGGCTGTAACAGGCGAAAAGTTCAGGTGTGGTATAGCTTTCTCCCTTTTCCAGTTGAACCTCACCGGGCAGAAGAAGCTCTGCCAGCTGGGCAAACCGCCGGCCGTCACTTTTAGTTTCACAGCGGATCTGATGGTTGCCACTCCAGCCAAGATGAAAACCCCACACTTCGCCGGCCTGCTCGGTAAAGCCGTCACTTCCCATCAATACTCCGGGGAAATATTCGTGCGAGGTTCTGCCTCTGCGGTTCTCCTGAACAAATGCACCGTGATCCAGTTTAACCCTCTGACTCTGAAACTCCCGGCTCCAGCGACCGTAAAAGCTCATCGCTTCACTGGCTCTTAACGGCAACGGCAGCGTATTAGCAAGATGGGCAAGCTGGTAGCCCTGCTGCGACAAGTTGGTCAGAGTCATGCTCTTTTTCAGTACGCCGGAATCACTCAGGGAGAGTTCAATAACCAACTCAATCTCTGCCTGCTCATCACTACAGAGAAATCGCACCTGATTATCTTTTACCTGTTGAGAAACCGTTTTAAACACCGGAGCCCAGTCCAGCGAGCGACCCGATTTATCACTGCGGAAACCTTCGATTCCCGGCTTACTAAACAGCCCGCGACCATTTTCCGGGCACAGGGTCAATGGGATATCCATATCCAGACGCGCCTGTGGCACGGCTCTCTCTGCCATGGTAAACAGGGACTCATCGACACTGGAAAGCGGTTTACCCCAGTAGATAATTTGCGGGAAAGGTTGAGGGTTAATAACAAGGCTGACTTGCCGGCAGCGCATATGAACGGGTTGACTATCCATAATCTTCTGGCCTGAGTTTGCGGGAAATAATAATTGAATTAATAAACTGGATACTCCCCAGTTCGCTAATCAAATCACTATTCTCACGATGAAAAAATTGCTGTTGAGTGGAGTGACTGAAAAAGCCGTGGCATTACACCACGGCTTGAAGTGAGCTTATTTAAACTCTCTCTTACGTACTTTTTCCAGACGGTTAAGGATGCTGGTCAAACGCTCAGGTTTCACCATAAATTCCTGGAATCCTTTCATGCCTTCTTTCGCCATTGCCGGAGAAGTATCACGGTCATAGAACTGAGCTGTACCTGCTGCTGAACCCAGCATAGTTACCCCTTTGTTCAGGAACTCATTGTCTTTAGCTTTGGCTTTACTGTTAGTCGGAATCTGCAGCATCTTCTCATTGATTAGCTGCTGAGTTTCAGCGCGGGCAACAAACTCAAGGAACTTACGGGCGTCAGCTTTGTTTTTCGCCTTGCTAGGGATATGGATAGTATCCATAGGCGCATCTTCTGCCAGAGGAACTGAAGCGTCGATCACAGGGAACTGGAAGAAGCCCATCTTACCGTCAAGCTCTTTCGGGAAACTCGGCGTGATAAAGTTACCAATCAGGTACATGGCGGCTTTACCGTTATACAGGAACGGCTGCGCTTCCTGCCATGAGTATGAAGCGTGGTTATCCAGATAGTAGCCAGGCTCAACCAGCTCTTTCCAGTTTTCAAAGGTCTTCTTAACACGCTCATCGGTATAAGGAACCTTTCCGTCCATCAGCTCAATATGGAAGTCCAGACCATTGGTACGCATATTGATATAGTCAAACCAACCCGCTGCGGTCCACAGATATTTGGTACCGATAGCAAACGGAGCAACCTGATTCTTCTTCAGAGTTGCTGCTGCCGCTTTCAGCTCTTCCCATGTCTTCGGCTCTGCAATGCCGTACTTCTCAAACAGGTCTTTGCGGTAGTAGACACCCCACTGATAATAAGTGTAAGGCACACCCCACTGCTTACCGTTTACCGTCATTGCCGGTGCCGCTGACTTAAAGTCCTGCTGCATATTGTTTTCAGCCCAGATATCACTGACATCTTCAAACAAACCGCGGTCAACAAAGGTTTTCATACGGTTACCGGCATACCAGAACACCACATCCGGCGGAGAAGTCACCAGCCAGTTACGTATGGTTGTCTTGTACGCTTCGTGGTCATACAGGTTGTACTTAACCGTGATGTCAGGGTTCTCTGCTTCAAAACGTTTAACGATTTCCGCCCACGCCTGCTTTGGCGCAGGGTCAGAGGCATCCGAGTTAATCACCAGAGTCCCCGCGTAGGAGGTTGCTGACAGAGTTGCCGTTAGCATTGCTGAGGTGGCAATGTGTTTCACATATTTCATATTGAGGTCCTTGTTATTAGAGCCTGAGCTCATGTTGGTCCAACTAATTATGTTTTAGCTTTCATTTCTCAACGACTGGGTTAATACACTGAAACCATTGCTTTTCATTGACAGTTGAAGCCAGTAATACGGGCAAGGTTTCTGGTATCAGTACAACGTTCGGCGGGCTGGCATCCTCTGTCAGCCCTGTCCGATTACCCTTTGGTTGCACCTAAAGTTAATCCTGCAATAAAGTGGCGCTGCATAGTAAAGAACAGCACTACTGGCGGAATCGCTGCGACAACCGCACCGGCAGACATAAACTGCCATGATGCCAGCCACTGCCCCTGCAGTGAGCTCAACCCCGCCGTAACCGGACGTACTTCATCACTCTGCACCAGTACCAGTGCCCAGAAGAAGTCGTTCCAGATAAAGGTAAATACCAGCACAGACAGTGCAGCCAGAGCCGGACGTACCAGCGGCAGAACTACGTGCCAGAAGATTTTCCACTCGTTCACCCCTTCTACCCGCGCCGCTTCTATCAGGGCATCAGGAATACCGACGATAAAGTTACGCATAAACAGGGTACAGAAGCCCGACTGGAAGGCGATATGGAAAAAGATCAGTGCCCAGTGAGTGTCATACAGACCAAAACTGATGGTCAGGTCCCTCACCGGAATCATCAGAATCTGGAAAGGTACAAAGTTACCAGCGATAAACATGGCAAAAATCCAGATATTGGCTTTGAAGTTATATTTCGCCAGCGCAAAGCCCGCCAGAGTTGAAAGAGCGACCGCACCTGCTACCGCCGGAAGCGTGATCATCAGGCTGTTCAGCAAGTATTGCCCCATAGGAGTGGCTGTAAATACCTGAGTGTAGTTCTCAATAAACTGAATCTCACTCGGCCAGCCCCAGTAGTTACCTTTGTTGATATCTTCCATCGAGCGAATCGAGGTCATCATTACGGCAATCAGAGGCAACAGCCACATCACAATAGAGATAGGCAGAGCGACGCGATAGCTGATATTGGTAAAGCGTCCTGATTTTTGAATTGGTTGCGGATACATTATTTTTCACTCCTCAACATACGCCACAGGAAGTAAGCGATATAAACATCCATGATTAGGAACAGAACAACAGAGACAGCAGCACCGTAACCCATACGATAGTTAAAAATAGACTCTTCATACATCTGGTAAGCCAGTACCGTAGAGCTGCCCCACGGGCCGCCGGCCGTCATGGTGGCGACAAGGTCAAAGGAACGCAGAGCTCCGATTACGGTAACCACAATTGCGATAAAGGTGGCCGGACGAAGCTGAGGAATCACTATGTACCAGAGCATCTTTAGCTTTTTAGCTCCGTCAAGACGTGCAGCTTCCAACTGCTCCGGGTCCAGATTGTTCAGACCTGTAAGGTAAAGAATCATGCAGTAAGAGATTTGCGGCCAGAGGCCGGCAACGATAATGCCGTAGGTGACATACTCCTCATTGGCCAGAATAGAAATAGGTTCGATACCAAACCAGCCAAGGGCAATATTAAGCAAGCCGAAGCTCGGGTCATAAAACCACGCGAACACCAAACCTACTACCACCTGAGAAATAACAAAAGGGAAGAAGAACAGCGACTTAACCACCCGTATGCCTCTAACCTGCTGGTTAAGGAAAAGGGCTATCGCCATACCGATAGGGGGCGCCAGCATAAAAAACACCAGCCATAAAAAGTTATTTTTCAGAGAGGTATAAAACGCTTCTGAGTCGAATAGCTCCTCGTAGTTCGCCAGACCTACCCAGGTTTTCTCACCCAGTCCATCCCAGTCATAAAAACTGAGCAGGATACTGTCGATGATCGGATAAACCACATAGATGGCAAATACCACCATGGCGGGGGCTAAGAACAGCCAAGGCGATAACTTAGAACTGACTCGCCTTTTCTTACTGACCGAAGGCATACGGTTCTCCGGGTATATCGTTTTCACTGAAGGCTCCATTTTCCGACGCTCCCACTAAATTTGCCGAATTTATATACACTGGAATTCTGCTTCAAATATCGCTGATATAAGTTAGTTACAGCCATAGTTTCGACAGCTTACGAATTTATAATAGAACCGGGGTAGAAAATTTGCACAGCCAAGATGTCATTTTGTAAACGTTTCCACAAAAAACGATCAATATCGTGTAAGAAGTATGACAAAGATCAACAATTCACATTCCTCTGCTAACAAAACTTAACAAAACGAGTATGTTTTATACAAACACAGAGCAACCGCCAAACTGCAACAAAGGAGTCAGTAATGGCAGACATTACGTTAAAGAAAGTCATTAAACGTTTTGGTGATGTACAGACCATTCATGGTGTAGATCTAGAGATTGAAAACGGCGAGTTTGTTGTATTTGTCGGCCCGTCAGGTTGTGGTAAATCCACTTTGTTACGTCTGGTTGCCGGACTGGAAGAGATCACTGAAGGTGAGATTCATATCGGAAATACACTGGTTAATGATGTTGATCCCGCCGAACGTGGGGTCGCCATGGTATTCCAGTCTTATGCTCTCTATCCGCATATGACGGTGGAAGAGAATATGGGATTCGGCCTGAAAATGAATGGGGTACCGGCCGAGCAAATCGAAAAACAAGTTTCTATGGCAGCCAAAACTCTGCAACTGGACCATCTGCGCAAAAGAAAACCAAAAGAACTTTCCGGTGGTCAGCGTCAGCGGGTAGCAATCGGCCGTGCCATTGTGCGTAATCCTAAGGTATTCCTGTTTGATGAACCTCTCTCTAACCTGGATGCAGAACTGCGGGTAGAGATGCGTCTGCAAATAGCCAAACTGCATCAGGAACTGCAAAACACCATGATTTATGTAACCCATGATCAGGTAGAAGCCATGACGCTGGCGGATAAAATTGTGGTGCTTCGTGACGGGCGTGTTGAGCAGGTCGGCTCACCATTAGATCTGTACCACAAACCTGCCAATGAGTTTGTGGCCGGATTTATCGGCTCGCCGAAAATGAACTTTATTCCGACCACGGTTAGCGCGGTAAATGAGCAGAGCATTACCCTGACCACCTTAGATAATCAGCAGTTTGAGGTAGCCAAACCTGAGCAGACAGTGGCCGTTGACGAGCAGATCACCTTTGGTATCCGCCCTGAACACCTGCTTATTCATAATGAAGGAGAAATCAAAATCAACTTCCAGAGTGAAGTGGTAGAAAGACTGGGTAACAGCACCTATATGTTTGGTCAGTCATCAGGTGTCGACAACTTTAAAGTACACCTGCCGGGCGATCAGGCAGTAAACAGTTTTGAAAAGGTCGCCCTGAGTTGTGCAGGCAGTGATGTACACCTGTTTAATTCTGATGGTGTCTGTATCACCAGTTAAGAAATTTGTTTGGGTTACAAGGTTGGTATTTTTCTCTACGTTTTGGCGGACATTGATGTCCGCCTTTTTTTGTCTGATATAAAACAGAAAGAAGCTTCCCCTGCGGAATAACTTAATCAGCCCGGGCAACGCCTATTAAGGGCAACCTGCACTAAACTAGATCCAGCGCAAGAGTTAACCAATAACCAGTGGGAAAACTGGTCACTATTCCAGATTCAGGACTAAAATTAATTAGGCTTATTACATTTTTATCAATAACAGCCATTAAAACGGAATCTTTACCTGATGTTTTAGGCAGGAACTATGCGCACAGACAAGGATAATAAACTCAATCTAATGCATTCACATCCGAATCAGCTTAACTCTCTTCACCATGAGCTGGCGGATCTACACGCCAGAGTGATGAAAAAAGTGCCCGAGTTAGACCGTATTGCCGTTGTCGCCTATGACCATAAAACCGATAACCTGAAAACCTATGCAGAAAGTACTCAGGCTCTGGATCTGTTTTCTCATCATGAGTTCCCTCTTGCGGAGAGTGCCGCCCTGAAGCAGTGTGCGGAAAACTCTGAACCACGGGTTATAAATGATATCCCGGCGGTGCTTAAGCCTGACTCTGTTCACTCTAAATGGCTGATTGAGCAAGGGTATCGCTCTTCTTATACCGTCCCTATATACAACTTTCAGCAGTTTATCGGTTTTGTGTTTTTTAACTCTCATAAAAAGGACTTGTTCACCGAACAAGTTCAGCTTGAACTGACTCCTTTCTGTGATTTGATTAGCTTTGTAGTGAATGCTGAGTACTCCCTGCTTCATGCCATTGTTGCTTCTGCTGAACTAACCAGAGAGCTGTCACCCGGCTATAAAAGAGAGTCGAAAGAGCATATGGAGCGCATCAGTTGCTATGCGAAAGTGATAGCAAAAGAGGTGGCCGATCTCTATCAACTTGATGATGAGATGATTGAAACTATTCACCTCTTCTCACGTCTGCACGATATTGGCAAAGCTGCGTTACCAACAGATATCCTGCTTAAACCTGATTCACTGGCATCCGATGAAAAAGCCAAAATGCGCAACCATGTCGAAGATGGCATCGAACTGGTGGATAAGATTATTGAAAACCTTGGTTCCCCTATCCACCCTTGTATCGAAGTACTCAAAGGTATTATTGCCTGCCATCAGGAGTTTCTCGACGGTTCCGGCTACCCGAACGGCCTTAGCCATAGCGATATCCCCATTCCGGCCAGAATCACTACAGTCGCCAATATCTTTGATGCCCTGACCAGCCACAGACCTTATAAACAGGCCTGCTCTGTCGCCTCAGCCCTTCTGGAGCTGGAGAAGATGGTTTCGGCAGGAAAGCTGGACGGCAACTGTGTTTCTGCCCTGCGATACCACCAGCAGTACCTGAGTGATGTGATTCGTCAGCACCCTGAGTCGGATCCTTGTGATATGCATTAGTTTCTATTTATTTTCTGTTAGTTGAATAAAGCCTTTCCGTTATTGGTATTTCACTCCCCTTCGGGGAGCGAGCCACTTTTTCTCTTCAGCAAGAAAAAGTAGCCAAAAAGTGCCGCTGCAGGCAAAAGTTACTCGCCCGGACAAGGGCGAAACAAATAGGTGGGTCAGAACTTAATATGCTCTGCCAATATCCAAAAAATCTAAACAATCTGACGAGGCCACTTCAAGAACATGAGAGCGAGGAAAAATACATGCAGTTGGAGCTAGAGAGATTCAATAAAAATCGCTCCTGTGCACGTGCAAAGGAGCGATAAATATCAAACTGAAAACTAGTTAGCTGCCTTTGCCCTCACTTCTGCCAACGCACGGTTCAGGTTCTCGTTGGCCACTTTATAGTAAGACGGTTTTTTATCTATCGCTTCTTCAAGATAAGGGATAGCTTGCTCAGGTTTGCCATGCAATATCAGGAAATAGCCGACATTATTTAGTGCTTCTGCCGGTCCCATCTGACGCATAAACACATTCAATGCCTTATTGGTTTCACCTAAAGCAAGGTGAGTCAGTGCCAGATTGTTCTGAGCCCGTTCATTATCCGGTTCAAACTGTAGTGCTGATGTCATCAGCCGTTTAGCAATATGATAGTTGCCACTCATATAGTGGGAGTAACCTAAATTTATCATGGTCTGAGTGGATCTGGGGTTTATCTCCAGAGCCTTTTCATAAAAGCGTTTTGCAAGGTCGTTTCTGGCATCAATATCAGAAAGGACTCCCAGCCCCATATAGCTTTTCTCTGGTGATTCATTATCCACATTCAGGCTGGCCACATCAGATTCAATCAGCAACTCGTAGCGTTCAACCATATTCGGATTATCCAGCCGGATTTGATCAACACTGATTGAGCGGAACAGGTAGTCTTTGCCTTCAGGAATCATGCCTCTTTTACTGTATAAAACCCCAAGACTCTCCAATGTTTTTACATTATTTGGGTTATATTCCAGAGCTTTAAGAAAGGCCTTCTCTGCCAATGTCTGATTGCCACGAATTTTATGGATCTCTCCGACGGTATGTAGGCTACGATCCTGAAACTTAGCATCAGGATAGCTAACAGAGCGGAGGTACTCATACAGAGCCAGATCGTAATTGCGTATTTCGAGAGCTGAATCGCCACGCTGAATCGCTTCAACTTCATTCAGAGGCGGCTCTTCTGCCAACAGGCTCTCTATCGGATCACCATCGTACAGCTCGCTGTCAAAAGCAGACATATTATCGTCTTTAGAGGCACATGCCGTCATAAGCAGAACGGTCGAAAACAGTATTAAAATCCTTTTCATCATAATCATATTGACCTCTGTACTTTATAGTTGGGTGAAGATGGTGATCAATGCCGGTCCGATAGCCACAATAAAGAAGCAGGGCCAAATCAGCAGAATCATAGGAAATAGCATCTTAGTCGGTATTTTTGCCGCCACCTCTTCCGCCTCCTGCTGGCGTCGGTCACGGTAATCTTCATTATAATCACGCAGAGTTTTCGCCAGACTGCCCCCGACCCTTGAAGCGTGGTTAAGCATTTTCACTAAGCCGGTAATCTCAATTAAGCCGGTACGGCGAATCAACTCATTGAAAGCATCTTTTATCGAAACGCCTGCCTGAATCTTGACACAAACCGTATCCAGCTCATCAGCAAAATCAGGATGTGAAACTGTTAGCTCATTGGCCACCCGCTGCATAGCAGCATTAAAGCCAAGACCAGATTCGGTACAGACCACCAGCAAATCAAGAGCGTCAGGTACTGCTGCGCGCATCTTCTCTTTACGTTTATTAACGTACTTCTCCAGAATAAAGTTAGGCAGGAAAAAGCCGGCAGCCAGAGTTACGATAATAAGCAGATTGGTGTATTTAAAATCCGTCAGGTAGTAGTAGATCAGCCCGGCAATAACCACCCCCATTACCCCTGTGAGAGTT contains:
- a CDS encoding HD domain-containing phosphohydrolase, coding for MRTDKDNKLNLMHSHPNQLNSLHHELADLHARVMKKVPELDRIAVVAYDHKTDNLKTYAESTQALDLFSHHEFPLAESAALKQCAENSEPRVINDIPAVLKPDSVHSKWLIEQGYRSSYTVPIYNFQQFIGFVFFNSHKKDLFTEQVQLELTPFCDLISFVVNAEYSLLHAIVASAELTRELSPGYKRESKEHMERISCYAKVIAKEVADLYQLDDEMIETIHLFSRLHDIGKAALPTDILLKPDSLASDEKAKMRNHVEDGIELVDKIIENLGSPIHPCIEVLKGIIACHQEFLDGSGYPNGLSHSDIPIPARITTVANIFDALTSHRPYKQACSVASALLELEKMVSAGKLDGNCVSALRYHQQYLSDVIRQHPESDPCDMH
- a CDS encoding carbohydrate ABC transporter permease; amino-acid sequence: MYPQPIQKSGRFTNISYRVALPISIVMWLLPLIAVMMTSIRSMEDINKGNYWGWPSEIQFIENYTQVFTATPMGQYLLNSLMITLPAVAGAVALSTLAGFALAKYNFKANIWIFAMFIAGNFVPFQILMIPVRDLTISFGLYDTHWALIFFHIAFQSGFCTLFMRNFIVGIPDALIEAARVEGVNEWKIFWHVVLPLVRPALAALSVLVFTFIWNDFFWALVLVQSDEVRPVTAGLSSLQGQWLASWQFMSAGAVVAAIPPVVLFFTMQRHFIAGLTLGATKG
- a CDS encoding ABC transporter ATP-binding protein, producing MADITLKKVIKRFGDVQTIHGVDLEIENGEFVVFVGPSGCGKSTLLRLVAGLEEITEGEIHIGNTLVNDVDPAERGVAMVFQSYALYPHMTVEENMGFGLKMNGVPAEQIEKQVSMAAKTLQLDHLRKRKPKELSGGQRQRVAIGRAIVRNPKVFLFDEPLSNLDAELRVEMRLQIAKLHQELQNTMIYVTHDQVEAMTLADKIVVLRDGRVEQVGSPLDLYHKPANEFVAGFIGSPKMNFIPTTVSAVNEQSITLTTLDNQQFEVAKPEQTVAVDEQITFGIRPEHLLIHNEGEIKINFQSEVVERLGNSTYMFGQSSGVDNFKVHLPGDQAVNSFEKVALSCAGSDVHLFNSDGVCITS
- a CDS encoding ABC transporter substrate-binding protein; translated protein: MKYVKHIATSAMLTATLSATSYAGTLVINSDASDPAPKQAWAEIVKRFEAENPDITVKYNLYDHEAYKTTIRNWLVTSPPDVVFWYAGNRMKTFVDRGLFEDVSDIWAENNMQQDFKSAAPAMTVNGKQWGVPYTYYQWGVYYRKDLFEKYGIAEPKTWEELKAAAATLKKNQVAPFAIGTKYLWTAAGWFDYINMRTNGLDFHIELMDGKVPYTDERVKKTFENWKELVEPGYYLDNHASYSWQEAQPFLYNGKAAMYLIGNFITPSFPKELDGKMGFFQFPVIDASVPLAEDAPMDTIHIPSKAKNKADARKFLEFVARAETQQLINEKMLQIPTNSKAKAKDNEFLNKGVTMLGSAAGTAQFYDRDTSPAMAKEGMKGFQEFMVKPERLTSILNRLEKVRKREFK
- a CDS encoding tetratricopeptide repeat protein translates to MIMMKRILILFSTVLLMTACASKDDNMSAFDSELYDGDPIESLLAEEPPLNEVEAIQRGDSALEIRNYDLALYEYLRSVSYPDAKFQDRSLHTVGEIHKIRGNQTLAEKAFLKALEYNPNNVKTLESLGVLYSKRGMIPEGKDYLFRSISVDQIRLDNPNMVERYELLIESDVASLNVDNESPEKSYMGLGVLSDIDARNDLAKRFYEKALEINPRSTQTMINLGYSHYMSGNYHIAKRLMTSALQFEPDNERAQNNLALTHLALGETNKALNVFMRQMGPAEALNNVGYFLILHGKPEQAIPYLEEAIDKKPSYYKVANENLNRALAEVRAKAAN
- a CDS encoding type II secretion system F family protein; its protein translation is MDRLFGLLSQIDLSSYGLNQQWVVLGAILLATSLLVISIGFLFMGVKNPLKRKLEEASAAEISKAKKAHKLENTLESLSPVFTPSSSKERETVSVKLMNAGFHQKSALSTYYAIKTLTGVMGVVIAGLIYYYLTDFKYTNLLIIVTLAAGFFLPNFILEKYVNKRKEKMRAAVPDALDLLVVCTESGLGFNAAMQRVANELTVSHPDFADELDTVCVKIQAGVSIKDAFNELIRRTGLIEITGLVKMLNHASRVGGSLAKTLRDYNEDYRDRRQQEAEEVAAKIPTKMLFPMILLIWPCFFIVAIGPALITIFTQL
- a CDS encoding alpha-galactosidase; amino-acid sequence: MDSQPVHMRCRQVSLVINPQPFPQIIYWGKPLSSVDESLFTMAERAVPQARLDMDIPLTLCPENGRGLFSKPGIEGFRSDKSGRSLDWAPVFKTVSQQVKDNQVRFLCSDEQAEIELVIELSLSDSGVLKKSMTLTNLSQQGYQLAHLANTLPLPLRASEAMSFYGRWSREFQSQRVKLDHGAFVQENRRGRTSHEYFPGVLMGSDGFTEQAGEVWGFHLGWSGNHQIRCETKSDGRRFAQLAELLLPGEVQLEKGESYTTPELFACYSQSGINGIRQQFHRHVRQHIVRFPAEQTRPVHLNTWEGIYFDHNPEYIKQMATQAAEIGVERFIIDDGWFVGRDGERAALGDWYLDKEKYPDGLEPVIEHVNQCGMEFGLWVEPEMVNKDSQLYRNHPEWLLGIEGYSQPSGRWQYLLDLQNPDCFRYLFRCLDDLLSQYNIGYLKWDMNRELVQPAHLGSPAVHGQTKAYYQLIDKLSEKHPLVEIESCASGGGRIDFEVLKRTQRFWTSDCNDALERQTIQKGMSTFFPPEVTGAHIGPYESHTTRRKHHINLRGITALGGHMGVELDPVKESPQELERFSRYIGLHKSYRDLLHSGEQFYLDSHDGSRNVYGVKNDHEMLLTVCQLRMPDFALPEPVKLSYLQNDRRYRVKVVEFPESSKSLMKKLPQWMEEECELSGELLNEVGLAMPVQDPETAMLIYITAV
- a CDS encoding carbohydrate ABC transporter permease, which encodes MEPSVKTIYPENRMPSVSKKRRVSSKLSPWLFLAPAMVVFAIYVVYPIIDSILLSFYDWDGLGEKTWVGLANYEELFDSEAFYTSLKNNFLWLVFFMLAPPIGMAIALFLNQQVRGIRVVKSLFFFPFVISQVVVGLVFAWFYDPSFGLLNIALGWFGIEPISILANEEYVTYGIIVAGLWPQISYCMILYLTGLNNLDPEQLEAARLDGAKKLKMLWYIVIPQLRPATFIAIVVTVIGALRSFDLVATMTAGGPWGSSTVLAYQMYEESIFNYRMGYGAAVSVVLFLIMDVYIAYFLWRMLRSEK